From Rutidosis leptorrhynchoides isolate AG116_Rl617_1_P2 chromosome 3, CSIRO_AGI_Rlap_v1, whole genome shotgun sequence, a single genomic window includes:
- the LOC139902524 gene encoding uncharacterized mitochondrial protein AtMg00810-like, whose translation MPNCKPSHTPVDTQSKFGLNGPPATDPTLYRSLAAALQYLTFTHPDLTYDVQQLCIYMHYPREHNFDALKRVLRYLRGYVHNRLQLFASSTTKLTTYSDADWGAYPGTYRSTSGYCVFRGDDLLSCSSKRQTTISRSSAEAEYRAVAKYIFPPTRVQHQYTRHIEIDIHFVRDLVATGAVRVLHVPSSSQYADIFTKGLPTQLFNDFKFNVESYQRMIMGPTINVLEFAEVISMTQRMNKYSRFTRLAIKDSLFDLVEVTDPGPINIYVSANVSNLYSSKL comes from the exons ATGCCTAATTGTAAGCCAAGTCATACTCCCGTTGATACTCAGTCTAAGTTTGGGCTTAATGGACCACCTGCTACAGATCCCACATTATATCGTAGTCTTGCAGCTGCACTTCAGTACTTGACCTTTACGCATCCCGATCTTACGTATGACGTTCAACAATTGTGCATATACATGCACTATCCTCGAGAACACAATTTTGATGCACTCAAACGTGTTTTACGTTATCTTCGTGGATATGTTCATAATAGGCTTCAACTTTTTGCCTCCTCCACTACTAAGCTTACAACTTATTCTGATGCGGATTGGGGAGCTTATCCTGGTACATACCGCTCTACCTCTGGTTATTGTGTGTTTCGTGGTGACGATCTTCTGTCTTGTTCTTCTAAACGCCAAACTACGATATCTCGATCCAGTGCTGAAGCTGAATATCGAGCTGTTGCAAAA TATATCTTTCCACCAACCCGGGTTCAACACCAATACACCAGACACATAGAGATTGATATTCATTTTGTGCGTGATCTAGTTGCTACCGGAGCTGTTCGAGTTCTTCATGTTCCTTCAAGTTCTCAATATGCTGATATCTTCACCAAGGGACTTCCAACACAATTGTTTAATGACTTCAAGTTCA ATGTTGAGAGCTACCAAAGGATGATAATGGGGCCTACCATTAACGTTTTAGAATTTGCAGAAGTTATATCGATGACCCAAAGAATGAATAAGTATTCAAGATTTACAAGGTTGGCAATCAAAG ATTCTCTCTTCGATTTGGTTGAAGTTACTGATCCAGGGCCTATCAACATATATGTTTCTGCTAACGTTTCGAATTTGTATAGTAGTAAGTTATGA